ACGATTTGTCCTCCACGGTTCCCGCCTTCGGGCCCGAGGTCAATAATGTAATCGAGTGTTTTGATCAACTGCAGGTTATGCTCAATGACAAGCACCGTATTCCCCTCGGCAACCAGCTCCTGAAAGATATTCAGCAGCCTCTGAATATCGGCGAAATGCAGCCCTGTTGTCGGTTCGTCCAGGATGTACAGCTTGCCGATGCCTTTCTTCGCACCGCCCAGCTCATCCACCAGCTTAATCCGTTGCGCTTCGCCGCCCGAGAGAGTGACAGCCGATTGTCCAAGAATGAGATAGCCCATGCCCAGACGGTTCATTAACGTCAGCTTGTGATGAATATGATGCTGGTCCCCGAAGAAGTCAACGGCCTCCGCTACGCTCATCTCCAGCACTTGAGCAATGTTTTTCCCGCGGTATGCAATGTCAAGAATTTCTTCCTTGAACCGTTGTCCTTTGCAGGCTTCACACACGACCTCGATATCCGACATAAACTGCATTTCGGTCACCAGTACACCAAGTCCGGAACATACCTCACAACGGCCGCCCGCTGTATTGAAGCTAAATGAATTTTCCTTTACCTTCGCCGCCTTCGCCTGTGCTGTTGCTGCGAATAGCCGGCGAATGTAGTCGAAGATTCCGATATAGGTTGCCGGGTTGGAACGCGAATTCCTGCCAATTGGCTGCTGGTTCATATAAACCACATCTTCGATCCATTCAATGCCTCTGATGTTAGGATCCGCAGGCAAACTTGAAGCCCGCCGCTCAAAACGGGTACGAAGATTCTTTACCAAGACTTGATTAACCAGCGTACTTTTTCCAGAGCCCGACACCCCTGTAATCCCGACAAAACAGCCCAAAGGAATCCGTACGTTGATATTCTTTAAGTTGTTCTCCCGTGCGCCAATAATCTCCAGACAGCGAATGTGGTCTGAATGGACATCCATCTTCTGCAGCCTGTGTCTCCGGGGCAATTCAATGACTCTCGCCCCTGACAGATATTGGCCTGTCAAGGATAACGGGCTGGATTTCAACTGCCCCACAGTTCCCTGTGCGACAACCTCTCCACCCTGAACTCCCGCCCCGGGACCGATCTCCACGATATGATCGGCTCCTGCGATGAATTCTTCATCATGCTCAATCACAAGAATTGTATTATTTAAGTCCCTAAGCCGTTGCAGCATGCGAAGCAGCTTCCCGCTGTCCCTGGAGTGCAGGCCGACAGTCGGCTCATCCAGAATATAAATCATCCCCATTAGCCCCGAGTTTAATTGTGTGGTCAGGCGGACCCGCTGGGATTCTCCCCCCGAGAGCATAGTCACTGGCCGGCTGAGACTTAAATATCCTAGGCCTATCTCAATTAAAAAGGTTAGCCGGGCAGCTATTTCCCGGAAAATAGGCTCAGCCACGGCTTCCTCCTGTCGGCTCAGCCCCATCCGATTCAGCCCCTGGCAGAATTCCCGCAGCTCCTGAATCGGCATCTCGGATAAGTCGTGAATGCTCTGCCCGTTAATCCGGTACAGCAGCCGCTGACTCTTCAGCCGCGTACCCGCACACTTTGGACAGAGCTGCTCCCGTATTACACTCTTGTCCTCACCCTTAATTTCACTCAGCTCATTCTTTGCATAGCTATTAAACCGCTCATACACGATGTTAATGATTCCTGCGAATCTCTCATTCATCGGCTTGCCGCCAATAGAGGGATTCTCAATCAGTATTCTCTCACCGTCCGTACCGTACAGCACAGCATTCAGCGCCTCTTCAGATAAATGCTCCACCGGGGTAAACAGATCAAAATGATACCGGTTCGCCAATGCTTCAAATATCTTCCGGTTCTTGGCGAACTTGTCCTGTTCACACTGCCAGCCGATTAGTTGTATAGCGCCGCCACCTATGCTTTTTGTCTTGTCCGGAATGACCAGGTCCGGGTCCACGTAATAATGTCTGCCCAGACCGGTGCACGTCGGACAGGCGCCCAAGGGTGTATTGAAGCTGAATGCACCGGCCGCCGCCTCATGGGCCACGATTCCGCAGTCACTGCAACCAAGTTCCGGGTCAAATGTCAGCATGCCATCCCGCTTCACACCAAGCTTCATGAAGCCCTCTCCAGCCTCCAGTTGGGTATTGATTATTGCTTCCAGCGATCTGTGCTGCTGAGGCTGTACAATAAACGTCTTGATAAGAACATCATCTAACGAATAGATCTCAAGCATCGTCCCCTCCGGGTACTCCATCAGCTGACGGATCAGGGTTCTCTTCTTATTGACCGGAATCTCACGCTGGCAGTGCGGACATACCGCTCTGCTCGCCCGGGAGAACAGCAGCCTCAGATAGGAGCCGATATCGGTCAATGTCCCGACTGTGGAACGGGGGTTGCGTGACACGGTCTTCTGCTCGATCGCTATGGCCGGGGAGAGACCCTCGATCAGATCGACCTCCGCTTCGTCTGTCTTGCGCAGACTGCCGCGTTCGTACGCGGACAATGATTCCATTAACCGGCGGCGCCCTTCGGCGTATATCGTATGGAATACCAGAGAGGACTTGCCTGAGCCGCTGACACCGGTGAAGACTACAAGCTTGTCCCGGGGAATATGAAGCGTAATATTCTTGAGATTGTTCTGTCTGGCGCCTTTGATATAGATCTGATTCTGCAGCAACATTATCCCACCTTATTCTTGAAATTGCCCAATTCCAGCAGTTGGCCTGCATCCATCTTAAAGAGACGGTCTGCCAGATCGAAGTAATGGTCGTCATGCGTAATGGCAATTACAATCTTGCCTTCCGCCCGCATCCCCTGTAACAACGTCAGATAGAAAAACTTGCGGAATTCGGGGTCCTGGTCTGCCGCCCACTCGTCAAAGAGATAGATTGGCCGGTCCTCCAGATAACAAATTAACAACGCCAGCCGTTTCCTCTGGCCGCCTGACAGCTTGAGCGTACTGAACCTGCCATTATCAATGCTGACCTTGCCGTCCAGATCCAGCATCTTCAAGTAACGGTCAATTTCATCCTGCTTCCCTTCGTAATCAATATCATAGATGCGGTCAAATAAATGAAAATCAGAAAATATTGCGGAAAAATACTCTCCTGCACTGCCCGCTTCAATGACATTGCCATTGATGGCGATATATCCCTCCTGAGAAGGGTATAGACCGGTAATCAGCTTGGCTAAGGTCGATTTGCCGCTGCCGTTACCGCCGGTGATAAATATGATTTGCCCCCGCTCTGCTTCAAAAGAGACAGGACCTACTGTAAAGCTTCGCTCTCCAACCGTATCAGCATAAGAGAATATCAGGTGATGGAAAGCAATACTCTCGATCCCGCCCTCTTCGGTGAGTGAGTTCCATTCATTGCCTTCGTCAAGGCTCCTATCAGGCATTTCCTGATTAAAAGCTTCAACTCTTCTCCATGACACCCTGATTTGCAGCATATCGGGAATCACCTGCATCAATCCATTAATTGGACCGATCAAGTAAAGGAATACGATAATGAACTTAATCAGAGTAAAGTCTTTGATATCCGGAAATATTTTGGGAAAGAAGAAGATGACTACGCCCAGAATTAAGATCAGCAGGGATTCACCGGTTACCAGTGCATTGGTGAATTTAATCCGCGATAGAATCCGCTTATCGCGGTATTGCTCACAGCTGTCCTGCACATCCCCGCGGAACTGTAGTTTTTTACGCTGGTGCAGACTAAGCTCCTTATATCCCTTCAACATGTTGTCGATAAGGCCCATAAATACATTTTGCGTATCTCTGGCCTCTTCCCAATAACGGTTAGCCATATTGCTGACAATCATATAAAGGCCGGCTATCGCAGCAATTACTACCAGGGAAATTATCGTTCCCCAGAAAGAAATCGTTCCAAGATATATGAAACAGCAGATAACGGTTAAGAGACTGGTTACGAATCCCACCAGCACATTGGCGGATAATCCTATGAGCTCGGTATCGTTATTTAAGGTGGCTATAACCCTGCCGCTGTCCATTTTCTCCAGATTGGGATATGAGGTATTCAGAATCCGGCGCAGCAGCTCCATTCTTCTCTGATAGATCAAATGATAGGTGAGCTTGATCAGCTTGGTTTCAATGATTTTTCGTCCAAAGATATATAGAGCCAGCGCCAGCAGGAAGTAATACAGCAAGTAGCGGAGCGGGATCTCGGAACCCACAGAGGAGTTGACAATGAAAATGACAACGGCATTCGCAACACCGCTTAACAGACCAAGCATGATTAATGCTGGAATGGGACGCTTGTTCTCATTAGCTTCCGGAAATACTGTAGACAAAATCAGATATACGCAGCTCAGGACTGCCGTTGCGGCCGCTGCTGCTGCTGCTGCCGGAAGACTGACTGGAGACCAGACTATGGCTGTGCTCCACGATACCCCCTGCATGGCCTTCGGAATTAAAAATACGGCGTACACAAACGGCGCCGAAGCGGCTATTAATGCAATTCCTGTAATCAGAGCCTTGCGCCCCGGCGCTTGCCAGGAACGCTTCTTCCGGAGGATGCCGGTAACCGTCCATCCCAGCAGCCCGGTAATGACCAGTACAAAGCCTGCAATAATGATGGCAATTACCGAATAGGCGTTATCCAGCTTCTGGTCAGGCTCATAGGGAGAGACAGGCTTCTTATCCCTTAGAATATCAAGGATTCCATGGCCCGTAATATATGTATTGGTCGTGCCATTGTTGGCCATTATGCCGACAGCAAGCTGATCTTCCGGCCGAAGCACCATGTACGCGGAGAAGTTAGGATTGAGTCCGGCTTTGGACAGTTCACCATTTCCGTGCTGGTAGTCTGCCCAGCCCATTGCATATGAAGAGTAGTCGAACTTGCTGGGCGGTACCGTGCGGTCAGGCTCATGGGTCTTCATAATCAGCGGAGTCAGCGGAGAGGTTACAGTTCCTAGTTGGTACATCAGCCATTTCGCCAGGTCCTCACTATCCATGATGATGTAACCCGCTGGCCGGTTACCGCGAAAGGTGGGTGAAGCATATTCTCTGGCTTGAAAGAATCCTGTTTTATAGCCGGTGGCAAGCGTTGAACCTGCCGTCTCCGGATATAAGGTTGTATGTTTAAGTCCGAGCGGCAGAAATACCTGGTCTCTCATATAATCTTCATAGAACTTGCCAGTCACCCGCTCAATAACCGCTCCAAGGATAGCATAATTGATCGTTGCATACTCAAACTGTTCACCGGGCTGATGATTAAGACGGACCCCGTCAATGTTACGTACGACTTCTTCTAAGGCATTGGGTTCATTGGAGACGGGAATATCGGTGATCGTGTACCAGGGAATACCGCTGGTATGATGCAGTAGCTGCCGAAGGGTAATGGGGAAGGAGCGGTTGTTATATTCTGCGTGAAACCAGGGGAAATACTTGGACACAGGGTCATCGAGTTTTAGTAACCCTTGAGCTTCTAATTGGAGAATAGCAAGGGCTGTAAACCCTTTGGAACACGAGGCAATTTCAAAACTAGTCTGGGGAGTAACAGGGGCCTTGCTCTTTATATTCGCATAACCGAAATTTTTCATATAGGAAATCTCTTTGCCCTGCACGATGACCACGGTCATTCCCGGTATTTTGCCCTCTTTCATTTTGGTTCGGACAAAAGTTTCAATTTCTCCGGCCTTCACACTGTCCAGTGCTGCATAAACCCTACTCTGGCCAACAAAGCATGCTAGTAAAAACATGCATAGGATTGACACCAGTCCTTTTGTGCAATTTCTTCTCTGTGCAAGCTCCATCTCCCGTTTCCAACTTTCTCTCAAAAATTTGAAATGATAAATACTTGAGATGCAAGATTGTGTATTATTTCACATATGCTCAAAACAAATTCTAACATATATTCTATTTTCAAACAATTGAATATTCTATGACCTTACATCGGTTGACAACTAGGCCAGCCCTTCCTGCCCCCGATTTTATTGATAATCTTCCCTACCAGAGACTCATTCTGCGGTTTGCCCGGATCACAATTCATCATGACGACAACACCGCTTCCTTCTGCAGGAAATGCATAAACCTTGCATTGGAAGCCGATACCCCAGCCTTGAGAGACCAGATATACTTGGCCCTTCGCATCACGGGGAACAAATACGCCAAGACCCGCTTCCTCACTGCAGCCGTGAGCGCTAAGCATCAGTCGGGCAAACTCCGGATTTAGAATAAAATCACGCCCGCCCGCTCCAGCAGCAAGCAGCCGAACCACGAATTCCGCCAGCTCACCGGGAGTAGACCATAAGCCTGCCGCAGCCGGATAGGGATAAAACGGATATTTCCCCTTCACCGTTGTGCCGTGCGGGTCATGCCCGGCAGAAGTCCCGCGCGGCTTCTTCACGTTATATATGTTCCAGAACAAAGACCGCTGCAGACCCAGCGGCTGTAACACCAGCCGGTTCATGGCTGTGCTAAAGGGCATCCCGGTCACTTCCTCGATCAAGTGGCCCACTAGACAATAGCCTGCATCCGAATATGAGAACCTGCTTCCCGGATTACAGGATGACTGCAACGGTTCCTGAAGGAATCGCGTCTGCCCAGACAGAATATCGTTCATTGCTGGCGGCTGTTCTTGCTTGCTGAGCACATCGAAGCTGCCTTCAGGATCAATGAATCCTGCCTGGTGTGACAGCAAATGAAGCAGTGTCACCTTCGTATCCGCTGTATATTCATTATCCTGCAGCTTCCAAGAACGCATATAGCCATTCACATCATCCTCCAGTCCCAGCCTGCCCTCCTGCACCAGTCTCAGAGCCCCCGCAGCGGTAAACATCTTGCTGATCGAACAGGCATGGAAAACAGTATTCACCTTTACTGGACGGGCCTTGCCCTTCTCCAACACACCAAAGCCCTTTTGCCAGATGATTTGCCCATGGCTGAAGACGGCAACTCCCATTCCCGGAACATTTTCCGATTTCATCTCGCGCTCTAAATCTATAAATATATCATTTTTTTTTGGCATCGGTATCCCCCGCAAAAAGTTCACCTATTATTTGGTTTTGAATCTTGAATATGTATTTCTGTTACGATAACATCAAATCAAATATATGGCAATGACTACATATCTATGAAGTTTTCTTATTTATTTCATCCTCATTCCACTAATCTGGAGGAACTATGATGCAGTATAAACTCACCCAGCCCCAAACGAGAATATGGAACAATGAAAAAATTCACGGCAATCCCGCTATGCACAATATTCTAGGCCTGGTGCGCATAAGGAAGAATCTCAGCTTGGAGAAGTTATCCCAAGCCATTGAACTGTTTATTGCCAATCATGCCGGTGTCACTCTCCAGATTAATGAGCAGAACGGTGAGCCCGTGCAGATTTTCAAACCATATGAGCCGGCACAGATCGACTTTTTCGATTTCAGCAGCACGGATAACCCTGCAGCCGGCTTCGAACAATGGATTGATCGTTTAAGACAGACCAGCTTCACCTTGTTGAACGGGCCGCTCTTTTATTTTGCCATGTTCAGAATCGGGAGCTTCGATATGGGCTATGTCGGAAAATTCCATCACATTATCGCCGACGGCTGGTCCCTGCAGATTGCCGGCGAATCCATCGCCCGCTATTACTCAGAGCTTGTAAATGAAATGCCATCAAGTGTTGAAGCAGTTCCATCGTATGTTGATGCTATAGAGCAGGAACAGATTTACTTACAGTCAGAGCGTTTTTTGAAGAACAGAAGCTTTTGGAATGAAAAATTTGCTATACTTCCCGAAACAATGGCAATGGCCAATCATTTGGAAACAGCCGCCTCCAGAAAGACTTGGACACTCGAGAGCGGCCTGTCTGCAGAGATCCGGACGTTTATAGCCGAACACCGGCTTTCACTTAATTCCCTGTTCATATCTTCCGTGCTCATCTATATGCATGTAGTTATGAACGAGGATGATGCCATTATCGGAACGCCGGTGCTTAACCGCTCAGGGAGGAAAGAGAAGCATACCTTCGGAATGTTCGCCAGTACTATGCCCTTCCGTAAAACTATTACGGAAACTGCAGAGATTGGTGTATTTCTAAAAGAAACGGCACGTGAGCTAATGGGCTGCTATGTCCACCAGAAGTATCCTTACAACCTGTTAGCCGGAGATCTGAATTTGCAGAAACATGGGCATGCAGCCCTCTTTGATCTTTGCGTCAATTATTACAGCATAAAATTCAGCCCGGAATTTGACGGAAGTCCCTATGAGAATACGGAAATATTCAATGGAAACCAGCCGTATAAGCTGCAGATTGTCATCAGGGATTGGGAAGAGAACGGTAAAATTGCTGTCGATCTCGATTACCGCATCCAGGAATACAGTGAAATCCAAGTGGATAAGCTCGGTGAGCAGCTATTGAATATTATCCGCTTTATAATTTCCCAGCCCCAAAGCCGGATCTGCGACATCCCTCTTCTTTCTCCCCTGGAATGCCATGAGCTAACCTATAACGTT
This genomic interval from Paenibacillus sp. FSL H8-0332 contains the following:
- the uvrA gene encoding excinuclease ABC subunit UvrA; amino-acid sequence: MLLQNQIYIKGARQNNLKNITLHIPRDKLVVFTGVSGSGKSSLVFHTIYAEGRRRLMESLSAYERGSLRKTDEAEVDLIEGLSPAIAIEQKTVSRNPRSTVGTLTDIGSYLRLLFSRASRAVCPHCQREIPVNKKRTLIRQLMEYPEGTMLEIYSLDDVLIKTFIVQPQQHRSLEAIINTQLEAGEGFMKLGVKRDGMLTFDPELGCSDCGIVAHEAAAGAFSFNTPLGACPTCTGLGRHYYVDPDLVIPDKTKSIGGGAIQLIGWQCEQDKFAKNRKIFEALANRYHFDLFTPVEHLSEEALNAVLYGTDGERILIENPSIGGKPMNERFAGIINIVYERFNSYAKNELSEIKGEDKSVIREQLCPKCAGTRLKSQRLLYRINGQSIHDLSEMPIQELREFCQGLNRMGLSRQEEAVAEPIFREIAARLTFLIEIGLGYLSLSRPVTMLSGGESQRVRLTTQLNSGLMGMIYILDEPTVGLHSRDSGKLLRMLQRLRDLNNTILVIEHDEEFIAGADHIVEIGPGAGVQGGEVVAQGTVGQLKSSPLSLTGQYLSGARVIELPRRHRLQKMDVHSDHIRCLEIIGARENNLKNINVRIPLGCFVGITGVSGSGKSTLVNQVLVKNLRTRFERRASSLPADPNIRGIEWIEDVVYMNQQPIGRNSRSNPATYIGIFDYIRRLFAATAQAKAAKVKENSFSFNTAGGRCEVCSGLGVLVTEMQFMSDIEVVCEACKGQRFKEEILDIAYRGKNIAQVLEMSVAEAVDFFGDQHHIHHKLTLMNRLGMGYLILGQSAVTLSGGEAQRIKLVDELGGAKKGIGKLYILDEPTTGLHFADIQRLLNIFQELVAEGNTVLVIEHNLQLIKTLDYIIDLGPEGGNRGGQIVAAGTVEEVAAVEASYTGQYLRQILG
- a CDS encoding cyclic peptide export ABC transporter, with product MELAQRRNCTKGLVSILCMFLLACFVGQSRVYAALDSVKAGEIETFVRTKMKEGKIPGMTVVIVQGKEISYMKNFGYANIKSKAPVTPQTSFEIASCSKGFTALAILQLEAQGLLKLDDPVSKYFPWFHAEYNNRSFPITLRQLLHHTSGIPWYTITDIPVSNEPNALEEVVRNIDGVRLNHQPGEQFEYATINYAILGAVIERVTGKFYEDYMRDQVFLPLGLKHTTLYPETAGSTLATGYKTGFFQAREYASPTFRGNRPAGYIIMDSEDLAKWLMYQLGTVTSPLTPLIMKTHEPDRTVPPSKFDYSSYAMGWADYQHGNGELSKAGLNPNFSAYMVLRPEDQLAVGIMANNGTTNTYITGHGILDILRDKKPVSPYEPDQKLDNAYSVIAIIIAGFVLVITGLLGWTVTGILRKKRSWQAPGRKALITGIALIAASAPFVYAVFLIPKAMQGVSWSTAIVWSPVSLPAAAAAAAATAVLSCVYLILSTVFPEANENKRPIPALIMLGLLSGVANAVVIFIVNSSVGSEIPLRYLLYYFLLALALYIFGRKIIETKLIKLTYHLIYQRRMELLRRILNTSYPNLEKMDSGRVIATLNNDTELIGLSANVLVGFVTSLLTVICCFIYLGTISFWGTIISLVVIAAIAGLYMIVSNMANRYWEEARDTQNVFMGLIDNMLKGYKELSLHQRKKLQFRGDVQDSCEQYRDKRILSRIKFTNALVTGESLLILILGVVIFFFPKIFPDIKDFTLIKFIIVFLYLIGPINGLMQVIPDMLQIRVSWRRVEAFNQEMPDRSLDEGNEWNSLTEEGGIESIAFHHLIFSYADTVGERSFTVGPVSFEAERGQIIFITGGNGSGKSTLAKLITGLYPSQEGYIAINGNVIEAGSAGEYFSAIFSDFHLFDRIYDIDYEGKQDEIDRYLKMLDLDGKVSIDNGRFSTLKLSGGQRKRLALLICYLEDRPIYLFDEWAADQDPEFRKFFYLTLLQGMRAEGKIVIAITHDDHYFDLADRLFKMDAGQLLELGNFKNKVG
- a CDS encoding serine hydrolase domain-containing protein, producing MKSENVPGMGVAVFSHGQIIWQKGFGVLEKGKARPVKVNTVFHACSISKMFTAAGALRLVQEGRLGLEDDVNGYMRSWKLQDNEYTADTKVTLLHLLSHQAGFIDPEGSFDVLSKQEQPPAMNDILSGQTRFLQEPLQSSCNPGSRFSYSDAGYCLVGHLIEEVTGMPFSTAMNRLVLQPLGLQRSLFWNIYNVKKPRGTSAGHDPHGTTVKGKYPFYPYPAAAGLWSTPGELAEFVVRLLAAGAGGRDFILNPEFARLMLSAHGCSEEAGLGVFVPRDAKGQVYLVSQGWGIGFQCKVYAFPAEGSGVVVMMNCDPGKPQNESLVGKIINKIGGRKGWPSCQPM